One Niallia circulans DNA segment encodes these proteins:
- a CDS encoding NAD(P)-dependent alcohol dehydrogenase — MTTAKARAVDGPDKSFRAAEIKRRDLDLTDILIEIKFAGICHSDIHTAHGEWGPVNYPLVPGHEIAGIVTEVGPEVTKYKVGDRVGVGCMVDSCGECENCVRGEEQYCLKGNIPTYAGVDKYGEPTQGGYSTHIVVTEDFVVKIPDNIELDAAAPLLCAGITTYSPLNRWGAGPGKKVAVVGLGGLGHMAVKIAHAMGADVTVLSQTLSKKEDGLQFGANNYYATSDPATFEKLAGSFDLIINTVSATINLDAYISLLSLDGTLVNVGAPGEPLSLNVMSLIGHRRSFAGSMIGGIRETQEMLDFCAEHNIAPNIEIISADEIDEAYKRVLASDVKYRFVIDTSTM; from the coding sequence ATGACAACAGCTAAAGCGAGAGCAGTAGATGGTCCAGATAAGTCGTTCCGCGCTGCAGAAATTAAAAGACGTGACCTAGATTTAACAGATATTCTAATTGAAATCAAGTTTGCGGGAATATGTCACTCTGACATCCATACTGCTCACGGTGAGTGGGGTCCAGTGAACTATCCACTAGTACCAGGACATGAGATTGCCGGAATTGTTACAGAGGTTGGACCTGAGGTAACAAAGTATAAAGTTGGTGACAGAGTTGGAGTCGGCTGTATGGTTGATTCATGCGGAGAATGTGAGAACTGCGTTAGAGGCGAAGAGCAATACTGCCTTAAAGGAAACATTCCTACATACGCTGGCGTGGACAAGTATGGTGAGCCAACACAAGGTGGCTATTCTACACATATCGTCGTGACAGAAGATTTCGTTGTGAAAATTCCTGATAACATTGAGCTTGACGCTGCAGCACCATTACTATGTGCAGGTATTACAACATACTCACCATTAAATCGTTGGGGAGCAGGTCCAGGTAAAAAGGTTGCAGTTGTTGGTCTGGGCGGATTAGGTCATATGGCTGTTAAAATTGCACATGCTATGGGAGCGGACGTAACAGTTCTATCCCAAACATTAAGCAAAAAAGAAGATGGTCTACAATTCGGTGCTAACAATTATTATGCTACAAGTGACCCAGCAACATTTGAAAAGCTGGCAGGCTCCTTCGATCTTATTATTAACACAGTAAGTGCGACTATAAACCTTGATGCATATATTTCCCTGCTGTCACTTGACGGAACATTGGTAAATGTCGGTGCACCTGGTGAGCCGTTATCGCTTAACGTAATGTCATTAATCGGACATCGTCGTTCCTTCGCAGGTTCAATGATCGGCGGCATTCGTGAAACACAAGAAATGCTAGACTTCTGTGCAGAGCATAATATAGCTCCAAATATCGAAATCATCTCAGCAGATGAAATTGACGAAGCATATAAGCGAGTACTTGCTTCGGATGTTAAATATCGTTTTGTTATTGATACGAGTACAATGTAA
- a CDS encoding AzlD domain-containing protein, whose protein sequence is MEVSWNVLLIIIGGAVVTFIPRVMPIMVLSRMKLSEGVQKWLHFVPIAILAAIVGQELFIKNNEVNLLLNKELLAAIVTIIFAISTRSLLWTVISGVTAFVLVRWLFS, encoded by the coding sequence GTTCTTCTTATTATAATTGGCGGAGCTGTAGTTACGTTTATACCAAGAGTGATGCCAATTATGGTACTCAGTAGAATGAAACTGTCTGAAGGTGTACAAAAATGGCTGCATTTTGTGCCGATTGCAATATTAGCTGCCATTGTTGGTCAAGAGTTATTTATTAAGAATAACGAAGTAAATTTATTGCTTAACAAAGAACTGTTGGCAGCAATTGTCACCATCATTTTTGCGATAAGTACTCGAAGCTTATTATGGACAGTTATTTCAGGAGTTACAGCATTTGTACTAGTACGATGGTTATTTTCCTAA